Proteins co-encoded in one Alphaproteobacteria bacterium genomic window:
- a CDS encoding DUF3298 and DUF4163 domain-containing protein produces MKRVLAVGVIALLPALAMAEKPHVSMLHLQKGIFEDPECETDDDFPDACLSDCDISYPVVDGIEHMPNQKALNKKWEQKGEQQRCAGRKVAVGLTADRMPNVYKSNYDVLVNDGVLLSFAENTYTYGTGAAHGIGGSEGVIIDAKMGKELGTGDLLDMSKANELNEYLLDQMEKDERVFDDIRETRAKEYSPFISDKNREFTLMLKEDGLYAQFGVYQIGPYSSGEIDYLIPREFIAHPHILKRMDEKEQRDAQR; encoded by the coding sequence ATGAAGCGCGTGCTAGCAGTGGGTGTGATTGCATTATTGCCAGCCTTGGCGATGGCTGAGAAGCCGCATGTAAGCATGCTGCATTTACAAAAAGGTATCTTCGAGGATCCCGAATGTGAGACGGACGATGATTTCCCTGATGCCTGCTTGAGTGATTGTGACATTAGCTACCCTGTGGTTGATGGGATTGAGCATATGCCTAACCAAAAGGCACTTAATAAAAAATGGGAACAAAAAGGTGAACAGCAGCGTTGTGCTGGCAGAAAAGTTGCCGTTGGCCTAACGGCAGATCGCATGCCGAATGTTTATAAAAGCAACTATGATGTATTGGTGAATGACGGTGTGCTGCTTAGTTTCGCCGAGAATACCTACACCTATGGCACGGGCGCTGCACATGGCATTGGTGGCAGCGAGGGCGTGATCATCGACGCTAAAATGGGCAAAGAGCTTGGCACGGGTGATTTGCTGGATATGAGCAAAGCGAATGAGTTAAACGAATATCTGCTCGACCAAATGGAGAAAGATGAACGCGTGTTCGATGATATTCGTGAAACACGTGCAAAAGAATACTCGCCCTTTATTTCGGACAAGAACCGTGAATTCACCTTGATGCTGAAGGAAGACGGGCTCTACGCGCAATTTGGTGTTTATCAGATTGGGCCTTACAGCTCAGGTGAAATTGATTATCTCATTCCGCGCGAATTTATTGCGCACCCGCACATCCTCAAGCGTATGGACGAGAAGGAGCAACGTGATGCTCAGCGATAA
- the nuoE gene encoding NADH-quinone oxidoreductase subunit NuoE, whose protein sequence is MAGAVAVKKFEQPKEFAFTAENLKEAEVIIARYPAGRQQSAVMPLLMLAQRQHDNWLPVVAIEYVAKMLGMPYIRAYEVASFYTMYNLAPMGKYHIQCCTTTPCWLRGSDDVVKACKDTLGIGFGESTADGKFTLTEVECLGACVNAPMIQVTSSKDDDYFEDLNYETTKEILLQLMQGKKPKAGSQVGRASSEPKAGLTSLKEVSA, encoded by the coding sequence ATGGCTGGCGCGGTTGCAGTTAAAAAATTTGAACAACCTAAGGAATTCGCATTCACGGCGGAGAACCTGAAGGAAGCGGAAGTGATTATTGCGCGCTATCCTGCTGGTCGCCAGCAATCGGCGGTGATGCCGTTGCTTATGCTCGCGCAGCGCCAACACGATAACTGGCTGCCAGTTGTGGCGATTGAATATGTCGCGAAGATGCTCGGTATGCCTTACATCCGCGCCTATGAGGTGGCGAGCTTCTACACGATGTATAATCTTGCGCCCATGGGTAAGTATCACATTCAATGCTGCACGACGACGCCATGCTGGCTGCGCGGTAGCGACGACGTGGTGAAGGCCTGCAAAGATACGCTGGGTATTGGGTTTGGCGAAAGTACGGCAGACGGTAAATTCACCCTGACAGAAGTTGAGTGTTTGGGCGCTTGCGTGAATGCGCCAATGATTCAGGTGACCAGCTCGAAGGATGACGATTATTTCGAAGACCTGAATTATGAAACCACCAAAGAAATTCTGCTGCAGCTTATGCAGGGTAAAAAGCCTAAAGCAGGCTCGCAGGTTGGTCGTGCGTCTTCGGAGCCAAAGGCTGGCTTAACGTCTCTCAAAGAGGTGTCGGCATGA
- a CDS encoding NADH-quinone oxidoreductase subunit D — MTQVDIKNMTLNFGPQHPAAHGVLRLVLEMDGEIVERADPHIGLLHRGTEKLIEHKTYLQALPYFDRLDYVSPMSQEHGFALAVEKLLGCEIPYRAKVLRVIFLELSRILNHALNVSTWIMDVGATTPVLWMFEERDKILEFYERASGARFHSAYIRPGGLHQDIPRGMEDDIAKFCKGYKKLLEDIDSLVTENRIWKQRTVDVGVVSREDALAWGFSGPMLRGSGVAWDIRKAQPYEIYDQLDFDIAIGKNGDCYDRYLVRMEEMRQSVRIIEQALELLKPGEVVTSDPKIAPPRRANMKQSMEALIHHFKLYTEGYHVPAGETYTAVEAPKGEFGVFLVSDGTNKPYRCKVRAPGFAHLAALDFMSKGHMLADVSAIIGTLDVVFGEIDR; from the coding sequence ATGACCCAAGTTGACATCAAGAACATGACGCTCAATTTCGGCCCGCAGCACCCTGCGGCGCATGGTGTATTGCGCCTCGTGCTGGAGATGGACGGTGAGATTGTCGAACGCGCTGACCCGCATATTGGCTTGCTGCATCGTGGTACGGAAAAGCTGATTGAGCATAAAACCTATCTGCAGGCGCTGCCGTATTTTGACCGCCTTGATTACGTGTCGCCCATGTCGCAAGAGCATGGCTTTGCCTTGGCGGTCGAGAAGCTGCTCGGCTGCGAAATTCCGTACCGTGCGAAAGTGTTGCGCGTTATTTTCCTCGAACTGTCACGCATTTTGAACCATGCGCTGAATGTCAGTACATGGATTATGGACGTGGGTGCGACGACGCCCGTGCTCTGGATGTTCGAAGAGCGCGACAAGATTTTGGAGTTTTATGAGCGTGCTTCGGGCGCGCGTTTTCACTCGGCCTATATTCGCCCGGGTGGGTTGCACCAAGATATTCCGCGCGGCATGGAAGACGACATCGCTAAGTTCTGCAAAGGCTACAAAAAGCTCCTTGAGGATATTGATTCGCTTGTCACTGAAAACCGTATCTGGAAACAGCGTACGGTGGATGTGGGTGTTGTTTCGCGTGAAGACGCGTTGGCGTGGGGCTTTAGTGGGCCGATGTTGCGTGGCTCTGGCGTGGCGTGGGATATTCGCAAAGCGCAGCCTTACGAGATTTATGACCAACTCGATTTCGATATCGCGATTGGTAAGAACGGTGACTGCTATGATCGCTATTTGGTGCGCATGGAAGAAATGCGACAGTCGGTGCGCATTATCGAGCAGGCGTTGGAATTGTTGAAGCCAGGTGAAGTGGTGACGAGTGACCCGAAAATCGCGCCGCCGCGCCGTGCGAATATGAAACAATCAATGGAAGCATTGATTCATCACTTCAAACTTTACACCGAGGGCTATCACGTGCCTGCGGGTGAGACCTACACGGCCGTTGAGGCGCCGAAGGGTGAGTTTGGTGTATTTCTGGTGAGTGACGGCACCAATAAACCCTATCGTTGCAAAGTGCGTGCACCGGGTTTTGCGCATTTGGCAGCGCTTGATTTCATGAGTAAAGGCCACATGTTGGCCGACGTTTCGGCGATTATCGGCACGCTCGACGTTGTATTTGGGGAGATTGATCGATGA
- the nuoF gene encoding NADH-quinone oxidoreductase subunit NuoF, with the protein MLSDKDRIFTNLYGLHDWTLKGAKARGDWSNTKEILSWGRDKIIEEVKASGLRGRGGAGFSTGMKWSFMPKVSDGRPAYLVVNADEGEPGTCKDRDMMRHDPHKLIEGCLIGGFAIGAVAAYIYIRGEFREEGDRLEHAIREANEAGFLGKNACGSGYDFQVYVHRGSGAYICGEETALIESLEGKKGQPRLKPPFPAAMGVWGCPTTVNNVESIAVVPTILRRGASWFAGIGRPNNTGTKVFCISGHVNNPCNVEEAMSIPLKELIEKHAGGVRGGWDNLLAIIPGGSSVPLLPKEICETVLMDFDSLREQRSGLGTAAVIVMDKSTDIVKAIARLSKFYTHESCGQCTPCREGTGWLWRMMERMVTGEAKREDIDHMLDVAGRIEGHTICALGDAAAWPVQGLVRHFRGEIERRIDEFSRRAA; encoded by the coding sequence ATGCTCAGCGATAAGGATCGCATATTTACTAACCTCTACGGCCTTCATGATTGGACATTGAAGGGTGCTAAAGCGCGTGGCGATTGGAGCAACACGAAAGAAATCCTCTCGTGGGGTCGTGATAAGATTATTGAGGAAGTGAAAGCCTCTGGCCTCCGTGGCCGTGGTGGTGCGGGCTTCTCGACGGGTATGAAATGGTCGTTTATGCCGAAAGTTTCGGACGGTCGTCCAGCGTATTTGGTCGTGAATGCGGATGAGGGCGAGCCAGGTACTTGCAAAGACCGTGACATGATGCGCCATGACCCACACAAGCTTATCGAAGGCTGCCTAATTGGTGGTTTCGCGATTGGTGCTGTGGCGGCCTATATTTATATTCGTGGTGAATTCCGCGAAGAGGGCGACAGGCTGGAACATGCGATTCGTGAAGCGAATGAAGCGGGCTTCTTGGGTAAGAATGCTTGTGGTTCGGGTTATGATTTCCAAGTCTATGTGCATCGTGGTTCGGGCGCGTATATTTGCGGTGAAGAGACCGCGCTTATCGAGTCACTCGAAGGTAAAAAGGGCCAACCCCGACTGAAACCGCCATTCCCAGCCGCTATGGGTGTGTGGGGCTGCCCAACGACGGTGAACAACGTGGAGTCGATTGCCGTAGTGCCGACTATTTTGCGTCGTGGTGCAAGCTGGTTCGCGGGTATTGGCCGCCCGAATAATACGGGCACAAAAGTATTTTGTATCTCTGGCCACGTGAACAACCCTTGCAACGTCGAAGAGGCGATGAGCATTCCGCTCAAAGAACTCATCGAAAAACATGCAGGCGGTGTGCGTGGCGGGTGGGACAATCTGCTGGCGATTATCCCCGGTGGTTCTTCGGTTCCGCTCTTGCCGAAAGAAATTTGCGAAACAGTGTTGATGGATTTTGATTCGTTGCGCGAGCAGCGTTCGGGTTTGGGTACGGCGGCCGTGATTGTGATGGATAAATCGACCGATATTGTGAAAGCCATCGCGCGCCTTTCGAAGTTTTATACGCATGAGTCATGCGGCCAATGCACGCCGTGCCGCGAAGGCACAGGCTGGCTGTGGCGGATGATGGAGCGCATGGTAACAGGTGAAGCCAAGCGCGAAGATATCGACCATATGCTGGATGTGGCGGGTCGTATCGAAGGTCACACGATTTGCGCATTGGGTGACGCGGCGGCATGGCCTGTTCAGGGCCTCGTGCGCCATTTCCGTGGCGAAATCGAACGCCGTATCGACGAATTCTCACGGAGGGCTGCGTGA